A genomic window from Silene latifolia isolate original U9 population chromosome Y, ASM4854445v1, whole genome shotgun sequence includes:
- the LOC141632633 gene encoding uncharacterized protein LOC141632633: MTHYEDNQALSPFLKDGTYSVKSGYGVIFNSFYERKGSRRDKSRLCKERENFCKRRLWNLPGPRSWKILVWKIITDSLPVGYEFERRKLDWDSSCQLCKGMQPCIEILEHLFRDCEVSSRIWAGSPLGINSAQGANIKIEVWIINWIHYLITIEDSNNRIIQFLVTIVGIWNMRNSRIFRKEVFNPVVFFKKYSQGGYAPSNKDKLSNEIHHEDNELDRMKEGKPFFIIGTLCTCQVTCICVDASWEKSFAAAFGWVAYNSLGVICFEGAIKGMAESPLQAEAMGIKVALEWANRRGILHLEISSDCFQLLIQWTGQENKHHQVRGILEDISTLASSFHCLCFSYVRRNLNGGAHGLAKRALRSH, translated from the exons ATGACGCATTATGAAGATAATCAAG cttTATCACCCTTCTTAAAGGATGGAACTTATAGCGTCAAGAGTGGGTATGGTGTTATCTTCAACAGTTTTTATGAACGGAAGGGTTCTCGACGGGATAAGAGTCGTTTATGTAAGGAGAGGGAGAACTTCTGTAAAAGACGTCTTTGGAATCTTCCTGGACCACGTTCTTGGAAGATCCTAGTATGGAAAATTATTACTGACTCCTTACCGGTGGGATATGAATTTGAGCGTAGGAAACTAGATTGGGACTCTTCCTGTCAACTGTGTAAAGGGATGCAACCATGTATTGAGATTCTGGAGCATCTTTTCCGCGATTGTGAGGTATCCTCAAGAATATGGGCTGGATCACCACTTGGCATTAACTCCGCTCAGGGAGCTAACATCAAAATCGAGGTCTGGATCATTAATTGGATTCATTATTTGATTACCATTGAGGATAGTAATAATCGTATCATACAGTTCTTGGTGACTATTGTTGGTATTTGGAATATGAGGAATAGCCGCATCTTCAGAAAAGAGGTTTTCAACCCGGTTGTTTTCTTTAAGAAGTACTCTCAAGGGGGTTATGCTCCCTCAAATAAAGATAAACTCTCAAATGAGATCCACCATGAGGATAACGAGCTCGATCGGATGAAAGAAGGAAAACCTTTCTTTATAATCGGAACTCTTTGTACTTGTCAGGTTACGTGTATCTGTGTCGATGCCAGCTGGGAGAAATCCTTCGCAGCAGCCTTTGGATGGGTTGCCTACAACTCTTTGGGAGTGATTTGTTTCGAGGGAGCTATCAAGGGTATGGCAGAATCTCCACTCCAAGCGGAGGCTATGGGCATAAAAGTGGCTTTGGAATGGGCTAACAGACGGGGTATTCTTCATTTGGAAATTTCTTCTGATTGCTTTCAGCTGCTCATTCAATGGACAGGACAAGAAAACAAGCATCACCAAGTCCGAGGAATCCTTGAAGACATTTCTACTCTCGCTTCTTCTTTTCATTGTCTTTGTTTTAGTTATGTGCGCAGAAATCTCAATGGAGGAGCCCATGGCCTTGCTAAACGGGCTCTGAGGTCGCATTAG